In one window of Trachemys scripta elegans isolate TJP31775 chromosome 5, CAS_Tse_1.0, whole genome shotgun sequence DNA:
- the LOC117878499 gene encoding toll-like receptor 1 encodes MAENRRPLTNFFFCSCVFTLTLWNNIKPSDENEFIANYSSSLLEDHSDYETKSLPLSHTKRLQFASADNKINHPSWDVEHNTSDSLVLSNIPENGISDLIQLLSKFNKTSGLKSLALNNITTSWENFIKILQIVWHTSTEYFSIFKVKLMSNINKQSFNYDGTSLKAVIISNVSIQIFYFSQDDLYCIFSEMNIIALTISDSKIIHMLCPSKRSQFRFLNFSNNDLTDMVFQGCNNLDLLETLILQRNQLKKLSKVSSMTNKMKLLKHLDISRNMLYYDENENHCHWVETLAKLNLSSNKLTDSVFGCLPINVQILDLQNNQITTVTKDITELKALKELNIAFNRLTELPGCSHYRGLEFLNIEENSILTPSSDFFHSCQNIRELRGGHNPFQCSCELRDFVNFEKKSGGRLVGWPESYVCEYPDGLKGTQLKDFQLSELSCNTTLLLVIALVVTVVVVAVTSFLCIYFDVMWYLKMMWQWTQTKRRVRKSHPEDLQSILQFHAFISYSERDSLWVKNHLIPNLEKEDGSVQICLHERNFIPGKSIVENIINCIEKSHKSIFVLSPNFVQSEWCHYELSFAHHKLFSESSNSLILILLEPIPQYLIPARYHKLKALMAKRTYLEWPKEKSKHGLFWANLKVAININLPISANVV; translated from the coding sequence ATGGCAGAAAACAGAAGACCCCTCACAAACTTTTTCTTTTGTAGTTGTGTCTTCACATTAACTCTTTGGAACAATATCAAGCCATCTGATGAAAATGAATTTATTGCAAACTATTCCAGCAGCTTACTAGAAGACCATTCTGATTATGAAACCAAGAGCCTGCCACTCTCACACACAAAGAGGCTTCAGTTTGCATCAGCAGATAACAAAATAAACCATCCCAGTTGGGATGTGGAACACAATACTTCGGACAGTTTAGTACTGTCAAATATCCCAGAGAATGGAATCAGTGATTTAATACAATTATTGTCAAAATTCAACAAAACCTCAGGATTAAAAAGTCTTGCTCTGAACAATATTACAACATCCTGGGAAAACTTTATTAAAATTCTTCAGATTGTGTGGCATACATCCACTGAATATTTCAGTATCTTCAAGGTGAAACTGATGTCAAATATTAACAAGCAATCCTTCAACTATGATGGTACCTCACTGAAAGCAGTGATAATATCGAATGTTTCCATTCAAATATTCTATTTTTCACAGGATGACCTATACTGCATATTTTCAGAGATGAACATTATAGCCTTGACAATATCTGATTCAAAGATAATACATATGCTTTGCCCTTCCAAACGAAGTCAATTTCgctttttaaacttttcaaacaATGATTTGACAGACATGGTTTTTCAAGGCTGTAATAACTTAGATCTCCTGGAAACACTTATTCTACAGaggaatcaattaaaaaaactttCCAAGGTGAGCTCAATGACGAATAAAATGAAATTACTGAAACACTTGGACATAAGTAGGAATATGCTGTATTATGATGAGAATGAGAACCACTGCCACTGGGTTGAAACTCTGGCTAAACTGAATTTGTCCTCAAACAAATTGACAGATTCAGTTTTTGGATGTTTGCCAATCAATGTCCAAATACTTGATCTACAAAATAACCAAATTACAACTGTCACCAAAGACATTACTGAACTGAAAGCTTTGAAAGAGCTAAATATTGCATTTAACAGGTTAACTGAGCTGCCTGGATGTAGTCATTATAGGGGTCTGGAATTCCTGAATATAGAAGAGAATTCAATTCTCACCCCATCATCTGACTTCTTCCATAGTTGTCAAAATATCAGAGAGCTCAGAGGAGGACATAATCCATTCCAATGTTCTTGTGAATTACGAGACTttgttaattttgaaaaaaaatcaggcggAAGGTTGGTTGGCTGGCCAGAATCTTATGTGTGCGAATATCCAGACGGCTTAAAGGGAACCCAGCTAAAGGACTTTCAGTTGTCTGAACTATCTTGCAATACAACTCTCTTGCTTGTTATAGCTCTAGTTGTTACAGTGGTGGTAGTGGCTGTGACATCCTTTTTGTGTATCTATTTTGACGTAATGTGGTATTTGAAGATGATGTGGCAGTGGACACAAACAAAACGTAGGGTTCGGAAAAGTCACCCTGAAGATCTGCAAAGCATTTTACAGTTTCATGCTTTTATTTCATACAGCGAACGGGATTCCCTCTGGGTGAAGAATCATCTGATCCCAAACCTGGAGAAGGAAGATGGGTCTGTACAGATCTGTCTACATGAGAGGAACTTCATTCCTGGCAAAAGCATAGTTGAGAACATTATAAACTGCATTGAGAAAAGCCACAAATCAATCTTTGTTTTGTCTCCCAATTTTGTGCAGAGTGAATGGTGCCACTATGAGCTTTCCTTTGCCCATCACAAATTATTTAGTGAAAGTTCCAATAGCTTAATCCTCATTTTACTGGAACCAATCCCACAGTATCTCATTCCTGCCAGATATCACAAGCTGAAAGCTCTCATGGCAAAGAGAACATACTTGGAGTGGCCAAAGGAGAAAAGCAAACATGGCCTTTTCTGGGCTAACCTTAAGGTGGCTATTAACATTAACCTGCCAATATCTGCCAATGTGGTGTAG